A part of Thalassophryne amazonica chromosome 3, fThaAma1.1, whole genome shotgun sequence genomic DNA contains:
- the srsf3a gene encoding LOW QUALITY PROTEIN: serine/arginine-rich splicing factor 3a (The sequence of the model RefSeq protein was modified relative to this genomic sequence to represent the inferred CDS: inserted 1 base in 1 codon), with product MGDPAFQRDCPLDCKVYVGNLGNNGNKTEIERYFGYYGPLRSVWVARNPPGFAFVEFEDPRDASDAVRELDGRNMCGSRVRVEMSTGEKRSRSRGPPQSWGRRTSDDYRRRSPPVKRRSPRRRSLSRSRSRSLSRDKRKYRSLSXEKDSKRSKHLSRSRSHSRSNEKR from the exons ATGGGAG ACCCTGCATTTCAGAGAGACTGTCCCCTTGACTGCAAGGTTTATGTTGGAAATCTGGGAAACAATGGGAATAAGACTGAAATAGAAAGGTATTTTGGATACTATGGTCCCTTAAGAAGTGTCTGGGTGGCCAGGAATCCTCCAGGCTTTGCATTTGTTGAATTTGAAGATCCCAGAGATGCATCTGATGCTGTGAGGGAGTTAGATGGAAG AAATATGTGTGGTTCTCGAGTGCGGGTGGAGATGTCCACTGGGGAAAAGCGATCCAGGAGCCGCGGCCCACCACAGTCCTGGGGAAGACGCACTTCTGATGACTACAGGCGCCGTAGCCCCCCAGTAAAGCGCAG GTCACCACGGAGACGAAGCCTCAGCCGCAGTCGCAGTAG GTCACTTTCAAGAGACAAACGAAAGTATCGGTCTCTAT AAGAAAAAGACTCTAAACGCTCAaaacatttatcaaggtcaaggaG TCACTCCCGGTCTAACGAGAAGAGATGA